GGAAAATAGCTGGAATGATCATACGATTACAGTTGACAAAAATTAAGGATATGTAGACAATAATATATATACATCGTACAAAACAGGCGGCCTATATAGGCCGCCTGTTTACGATTATACAGTGCGGGTAATCATCCATCTGAGAGGGAAAACTGCACAGATACAACACAGTTTTTATAAGGAAAGGATTTGTGATTTGCTTGGGAGACGATAAACCTATGAAGCGCGGACTCGTGCTGACAGGTGTTCTATTGGCCACTTTTTTGGCCGCAATTGAAGGAACGGTTATCGGTCCAGCAGGACCGACGATTGTTAGTGAACTGGGCAGCGTGAATTTGCTCAGCTGGATTTTTACGGCATATTTACTGACGATGGCTGTGACCACACCTATTTTCGGAAAGCTTAGCGATTTGTTTGGACGAAAACCCATTTTTTTAATCGGTTGTTCGTTGTTTGTTCTTGGCTCTTTACTTTGTATGATAGCTGGTACTATGGAGCAGCTTATTATCTACCGGGCCATTCAGGGGATTGGTGCGGGTGGTGTCATTCCCGTTACCTTTACCATCATCGGTGATATATACAAAATGGAGGAACGTGGCAAAGTCCAAGGCATGATCAGCTCAGTATGGGGAATTTCTTCCCTGATCGGGCCACTCTTGGGCGGTTATGTGGTCACCTATTTTGGTTGGGAGTGGATTTTCGGCTTTAACGTTCCCTTTGGATTGCTGGCTATGTTCTTCATCGCCCGTTACTTGCATGAACAGGTAAGCAAGCGTACCGCACGTATCGACGTACCCGGAGCGGTTACCTTTACCATCGGGATGACGGCTCTCTTGCTCGTATTGGCACTGGGCGGACAGTATATCGGTTGGGCTTCTCCTGAATTGCTGGCCTTGGCTGCCGTAGCCATTTTGTTCCTGATTCTGTTTTTGGTTATCGAAAAACGCGCTCAGGAACCGATGGTGCCACTAAAGTTATTTCGGATACGGGATATCGCTTTTTCCTGTGCCGCAGCCCTGTTAGTCAGCACCCTGCTGATCGGATTGACTAGCTATCTTCCACTATGGATTCAAGGTGTATACGGTGGGGATGCCGCTTCATCTGGTCTCGCATTGGCTCCAATGTCCATAGGCTGGCTATTTGGCTCTATGATCGGAGGACGCATTTTGCTGACGCTGGGCTCGCGTCGAACCTCATTGATTGGACTGACCCTGATTGTATTGGGAGCCTTCGTCATGACCTTGATGGGCCAAACGGCTCCAATCTGGCTGCTCTTCCTGTCTACATTGTTGTATGGACTGGGATTCGGTTTCTCGATAACTGTGTTTACGATTATTGCCCAGTCCTCGGTCGGGTTCCAGTTGCGTGGCGCGTCTACAGCTTTGAATACATTCCTGCGCACGTTGGGGCAAACGATCGGGGTTGCTGCCTTCGGTTCATGGCTGAATTATCGCATTGCTGCCCAGACAGCAGAAGGACAGCTTACACAGCAAGGGGTTACGCAGGAGGATATTAACGGTCTGCTTGCACCTCATGCTTCACAGAGTCTAAGTGACAAGGTTGCCGGATTGCTTCGTTCTGTACTGGAAAACAGTCTGCATTCCCTGTTCGTTATCATGGTCGTTATTGCAGTGATTAGCTGGTTTGTCGTGCTCGGACTGCGGAACCGTCCGCCGGGTACGGAAGAAGAGGCAGATCAGCGCGTAAAGACACCACAAAGAGAACACGCATAAAAAATAATATAAATCTTTCATTATAAAAGAGATAGCCCGGACCTTTGAATAAAAGTCCGGGCTATCTCTTTATTCAAAGGTCTCTCCTCCTAATGATTCAACAAAAAAACACCTCGCATAGGACCAATAAATTTCCCAGCATACAAAAAGGAAATAAAAATCCTTTTGAGACTGCGATATATTCATATGGTATAGGTAACAAAATAGTAAAAAAGTCTTAAGAAATTGTAACAAAAAATTTGTTTCTGGATGGAGCTGTAGGGTACTAAGGAACTATTTTTTTGAACCCGCTTACAAATTGGGCTTTGTATGATTTATTTTAGAATGATTTTGCATGTGAATGAAGCAACCAAGCTAGCAATATGAAACACGGAAAAAATCAAGCAGCAAATTTTTCTGAATGTAATAAGAATGAAAAAAAAGGGATTTTCAGAAAATTACTAGGAAAATATGAGGATGAAATTCATAGAGTAACCTGTTTTCTTATCTCACATAATAGGGCTTTTCAGTCTATATCAATCGTTTGACATACCATATAAAATGGCCCTATCAACCAAAAAGTTGGTTTTCAAATCTAGAAGCATAATTAGATTAAG
The Paenibacillus peoriae DNA segment above includes these coding regions:
- a CDS encoding MDR family MFS transporter, with protein sequence MKRGLVLTGVLLATFLAAIEGTVIGPAGPTIVSELGSVNLLSWIFTAYLLTMAVTTPIFGKLSDLFGRKPIFLIGCSLFVLGSLLCMIAGTMEQLIIYRAIQGIGAGGVIPVTFTIIGDIYKMEERGKVQGMISSVWGISSLIGPLLGGYVVTYFGWEWIFGFNVPFGLLAMFFIARYLHEQVSKRTARIDVPGAVTFTIGMTALLLVLALGGQYIGWASPELLALAAVAILFLILFLVIEKRAQEPMVPLKLFRIRDIAFSCAAALLVSTLLIGLTSYLPLWIQGVYGGDAASSGLALAPMSIGWLFGSMIGGRILLTLGSRRTSLIGLTLIVLGAFVMTLMGQTAPIWLLFLSTLLYGLGFGFSITVFTIIAQSSVGFQLRGASTALNTFLRTLGQTIGVAAFGSWLNYRIAAQTAEGQLTQQGVTQEDINGLLAPHASQSLSDKVAGLLRSVLENSLHSLFVIMVVIAVISWFVVLGLRNRPPGTEEEADQRVKTPQREHA